AGGACACACAGTCCCTGGGAGCTTTTCTGTGTCACTTTTATAAATTTGCTTTGTATCTGACATTGTACATTTTCGAATAGCAATTGCATAGGTCTGTTGCTTCTTTGCTGCTTAACTGTTTAAATATCTTACTGTAGTTTCATTGTTTTGACTGTCAGTTGCATCATTTTCTTTTGACTCCTGCTAAAGTgcacatcaaaaaaaaaaaaaaaaaaagtgaattcaCGCTGTAACAGCAAATTTaaattagatgtttttttttcaaattcacgCTGTAACAGCAAATTTaaattagatgtttttttttcacaatctcTACCTTCCTAGACAACCATGACAAGTTTAACCCCGGCCTAAGCAGTACCTACAGGCAAAACGGCGCTTCTCTCAGGATCCAATACGGCACCGGCAGCATGATTGGTTTCCTTGGATACGACACTGTGACGGTGAGAGACAGAAGCATAACGGGTCACtcttaatcagaaaatgatttttattcACAGTTCTAACAGAATGGTTATCACTGTGTCTAACCACTTTTAAGACATTGAGGTACCCAGATTCATTTACAATtgaatatctttaaaaaagaaaaagcaataGAAGATACCATTGTAATTTAAGACGGTCTTACACTCCTGTGCTCTCTTTATGTTTGTCCGTCAGGTGGGTGGGTTCGCTGTGCAGAATCAGATCTTCGGTTTGAGCACAAGTGAGGCTCCCTTCATGCAGTACATGCGTGCTGATGGTATCCTGGGCTTGGCATACCCACGCCTGTCTGCTTCCGGTGCTACACCTGTCTTCGACAACATGATGAAGCAGGGCCTGGTCAGCCAGGACCTGTTCTCTGTGTACCTGAGCTCGTAAGGACAGTCATAGCTTTGCAGTATCCTACTACTTACTTATACTAAGATAGCAACTAATTTCTAGTACATTTTTCAATAACTTCACACATTTCTCCGTAGTAACGGTAACAGCGGCAGTGTGGTGACCTTTGGAGGAATTGACCCCAACCACTACTCTGGCTCCATCTCCTGGATCCCCCTCTCTAGTGAGCTGTACTGGCAGATCACAGTGGACAGGTAAAGCCACAGATACAGCATCCCGCGTCCCCCGCAATTTAGCCAAACCAAATTGATATCGTCTGCAAAAGTGTTTGATATCTGCTTGATGCACGCATTACTGTGTATCCCTTTCAGTGTTACCGTCAATGGCCAGGTTGTTGCTTGCAATGGCGGTTGCCAGGCTATCGTGGACACTGGCACTTCTCTGATTGTTGGACCTCAGAGCAGCATCAGCAACATCAACCAAGTGGTGGGAGCTTACAGCCAGAACGGAAACGTAAGTGCCAATAAAAGACAGCAGCCAGAACGGAAACGTAAGTGCCAATAAAAGACAGGGTGACTGACTGAAAAAGATTTCTTTAGCCTTACATTAAATACAGCTNGATTGTTGGACCTCAGAGCAGCATCAGCAACATCAACCAAGTGGTGGGAGCTTACAGCCAGAACGGAAACGTAAGTGCCAATAAAAGACAGGATGATTGACTGAAAAAGATTTCTTTAGCCTTACATTAAATACAGCTCAACCAAGTTAAAAATGGAAGAGTGAGCCTTACATTAAATACAGCTCAACCAAGTTAAAAATGGAAGAGTGAATCAAATTCTGATATAATGTCATCCCTTTTACTTTCTCTCCCTCAGGATATGGTCAGCTGTAACAACATTGGCCAAATGCCTGATGTGACCTTCCACATCCAGGGACAGGAATTCACCCTTCCAAGCTCTGCCTACGTTCGTCAGGTAACTGTTTATCTCCCAGTGGGActaatattttctcattttactaTGCCTACTGTCTGGCTGAAATTCTTCTTTGAAAACCCCCCATAGTCTTACTATGGCTGCCATAGTGGCTTTGGCAATGGAGGAAGCAGCCTGTGGATCCTGGGTGATGTCTTCATCAGACAGTACTTCTCCATCTTCGACAGAGGCCAGAATAGGGTGGGTCTGGCCAGGGCTGCATAAGCTGCCTGAACTCACCATGCTGAAGAGCCGTGAACAATCATGTGTACCCTGTGATTTCCAACATGCCTAGACTTAAATCTTTTCCTTGCCCAATAACTAATCACATATCCTTAAATCCAATAAAAAGAGTTGAATCAATATGACTGgtgttttatttaattgaatagACATGGCTCTAATTCTGTGTCTATGATAAGCTACTGTAACATATAATTTAACTAATGTCACCAGCTATGGACTGAAACTGTTCCTCCAGTGCTATTTCTGAGACAGCTATAAAATCTTCCAGTCttctgaagaaaaacaacatggaaGCTTTTAGTTGGAGTGATAACATTTTCAATTTTGAATTAGTCTCTAACTATTTCATATAAAAAAGAGATTTTAGCACCCTACACTTGCACATAAGACATTTATTGAATGAATTCATCAAACTCACATTCCCTTCTGGCCTTCATTAGAGTTTTTATAAATGTCTTCTGTGCAGGACTTTCCTTTGCTACAAAATTATTGATTCCTATCCAGTGTGCACatctaaaaataatggatgtgtaagtcatttttcaaaactCAGTAATTATTTAAGCCTGTAGTAATGAATGTcatatttggaaaaaaatgaactttCACTGTTGTCCACTTCTTTGTACATAGTATCGTTCCTCACAATGTTGCATACCTGTAAATGCAGTTATGTGTTGATATACTTTTAAAAGAGACTCTGGATATTTTAATCCACAGGCGAATAAAGACAAGTGACCTTATGGTCTGAAACTGGgtgtgtttcatttcctcaaatattttatttatacctGGAAAACGGTATTCTATATCAGTACTGTGAAcccttgtgttttcattaatgtGTTTAGTTTAAATAATAACACCACTCAATGAATGGTTTATCAGCAGTAATTTATATGATTACTTATCTAAAGGAAAAGACCTTGATATTGGAGTAAACATGTGATAACATAGCAGCAAACATTGTTACTGCTGGGAACCTCTTGCTAAGGTGACTGATTGTGCTGTTCAGAGTCTAAGATTTTGAGGAGGATGCAGGGAACATGTCTCCCTCAATATTAAGAACATGCACATATGCCACCATCCCctgataataacattaaagtaGCGGAGGACATTTACtttaacaaaattaaagacattgcCACCTTAAATGGATGCAGAGAAGGCACAAGTTGATGCATGAAAATTCCCCAAAATGCAGGAAGTTAAGTTTAAAATTTCCCGGAGGAGGACCTCAAACCCCCTGTTTTATAGGTGTCCCACCacccaatgttgaaacaaaacctacaccttTGTAGGTCTCTgccattttaaaatgacatgacATTAAATGTGTGAGATGTTTAACTTGAATGTACATGGACAACAATGCAATGAAATTTAGATGAtatgcagtttttgtttttcctctgtcataacacaatatatacacatacacataacaTACTTGCAAAAATATAGCCAATACCCCAAAGAAAAGAACTGatatttaaagaggcaacagataggattcgtttttttttttaagtttgacGCCACCTAGCAtcagcggtgttgctcgcactgtcgcaacgaccaaattgaccgtggggatcagagataatcaataaaatgtaggctgtaaagccaccagtatacctctatgtatatgtagaatgagNNNNNNNNNNNNNNNNNNNNNNNNNNNNNNNNNNNNNNNNNNNNNNNNNNNNNNNNNNNNNNNNNNNNNNNNNNNNNNNNNNNNNNNNNNNNNNNNNNNNNNNNNNNNNNNNNNNNNNNNNNNNNNNNNNNNNNNNNNNNNNNNNNNNNNNNNNNNNNNNNNNNNNNNNNNNNNNNNNNNNNNNNNNNNNNNNNNNNNNNNNNNNNNNNNNNNNNNNNNNNNNNNNNNNNNNNNNNNNNNNNNNNNNNNNNNNNNNNNNNNNNNNNNNNNNNNNNNNNNNNNNNNNNNNNNNNNNNNNNNNNNNNNNNNNNNNNNNNNNNNNNNNNNNNNNNNNNNNNNNNNNNNNNNNNNNNNNNNNNNNNNNNNNNNNNNNNNNNNNNNNNNNNNNNNNNNNNNNNNNNNNNNNNNNNNNNNNNNNNNNNNNNNNNNNNNNNNNNNNNNNNNNNNNNNNNNNNNNNNNNNNNNNNNNNNNNNNNNNNNNNNNNNNNNNNNNNNNNNNNNNNNNNNNNNNNNNNNNNNNNNNNNNNNNNNNNNNNNNNNNNNNNNNNNNNNNNNNNNNNNNNNNNNNNNNNNNNNNNNNNNNNNNNNNNNNNNNNNNNNNNNNNNNNNNNNNNNNNNNNNNNNNNNNNNNNNNNNNNNNNNNNNNNNNNNNNNNNNNNNNNNNNNNNNNNNNNNNNNNNNNNNNNNNNNNNNNNNNNNNNNNNNNNNNNNNNNNNNNNNNNNNNNNNNNNNNNNNNNNNNNNNNNNNNNNNNNNNNNNNNNNNNNNNNNNNNNNNNNNNNNNNNNNNNNNNNNNNNNNNNNNNNNNNNNNNNNNNNNNNNNNNNNNNNNNNNNNNNNNNNNNNNNNNNNNNNNNNNNNNNNNNNNNNNNNNNNNNNNNNNNNNNNNNNNNNNNNNNNNNNNNNNNNNNNNNNNNNNNNNNNNNNNNNNNNNNNNNNNNNNNNNNNNNNNNNNNNNNNNNNNNNNNNNNNNNNNNNNNNNNNNNNNNNNNNNNNNNNNNNNNNNNNNNNNNNNNNNNNNNNNNNNNNNNNNNNNNNNNNNNNNNNNNNNNNNNNNNNNNNNNNNNNNNNNNNNNNNNNNNNNNNNNNNNNNNNNNNNNNNNNNNNNNNNNNNNNNNNNNNNNNNNNNNNNNNNNNNNNNNNNNNNNNNNNNNNNNNNNNNNNNNNNNNNNNNNNNNNNNNNNNNNNNNNNNNNNNNNNNNNNNNNNNNNNNNNNNNNNNNNNNNNNNNNNNNNNNNNNNNNNNNNNNNNNNNNNNNNNNNNNNNNNNNNNNNNNNNNNNNNNNNNNNNNNNNNNNNNNNNNNNNNNNNNNNNNNNNNNNNNNNNNNNNNNNNNNNNNNNNNNNNNNNNNNNNNNNNNNNNNNNNNNNNNNNNNNNNNNNNNNNNNNNNNNNNNNNNNNNNNNNNNNNNNNNNNNNNNNNNNNNNNNNNNNNNNNNNNNNNNNNNNNNNNNNNNNNNNNNNNNNNNNNNNNNNNNNNNNNNNNNNNNNNNNNNNNNNNNNNNNNNNNNNNNNNNNNNNNNNNNNNNNNNNNNNNNNNNNNNNNNNNNNNNNNNNNNNNNNNNNNNNNNNNNNNNNNNNNNNNNNNNNNNNNNNNNNNNNNNNNNNNNNNNNNNNNNNNNNNNNNNNNNNNNNNNNNNNNNNNNNNNNNNNNNNNNNNNNNNNNNNNNNNNNNNNNNNNNNNNNNNNNNNNNNNNNNNNNNNNNNNNNNNNNNNNNNNNNNNNNNNNNNNNNNNNNNNNNNNNNNNNNNNNNNNNNNNNNNNNNNNNNNNNNNNNNNNNNNNNNNNNNNNNNNNNNNNNNNNNNNNNNNNNNNNNNNNNNNNNNNNNNNNNNNNNNNNNNNNNNNNNNNNNNNNNNNNNNNNNNNNNNNNNNNNNNNNNNNNNNNNNNNNNNNNNNNNNNNNNNNNNNNNNNNNNNNNNNNNNNNNNNNNNNNNNNNNNNNNNNNNNNNNNNNNNNNNNNNNNNNNNNNNNNNNNNNNNNNNNNNNNNNNNNNNNNNNNNNNNNNNNNNNNNNNNNNNNNNNNNNNNNNNNNNNNNNNNNNNNNNNNNNNNNNNNNNNNNNNNNNNNNNNNNNNNNNNNNNNNNNNNNNNNNNNNNNNNNNNNNNNNNNNNNNNNNNNNNNNNNNNNNNNNNNNNNNNNNNNNNNNNNNNNNNNNNNNNNNNNNNNNNNNNNNNNNNNNNNNNNNNNNNNNNNNNNNNNNNNNNNNNNNNNNNNNNNNNNNNNNNNNNNNNNNNNNNNNNNNNNNNNNNNNNNNNNNNNNNNNNNNNNNNNNNNNNNNNNNNNNNNNNNNNNNNNNNNNNNNNNNNNNNNNNNNNNNNNNNNNNNNNNNNNNNNNNNNNNNNNNNNNNNNNNNNNNNNNNNNNNNNNNNNNNNNNNNNNNNNNNNNNNNNNNNNNNNNNNNNNNNNNNNNNNNNNNNNNNNNNNNNNNNNNNNNNNNNNNNNNNNNNNNNNNNNNNNNNNNNNNNNNNNNNNNNNNNNNNNNNNNNNNNNNNNNNNNNNNNNNNNNNNNNNNNNNNNNNNNNNNNNNNNNNNNNNNNNNNNNNNNNNNNNNNNNNNNNNNNNNNNNNNNNNNGCTTTGAACCTTGATGCATTTGTAGACCGTTTCTCAAGGAGTCACAATCACAGAATCTTGTTGTTGTAATGTTTCAGCCTACTGTGCTGCAAATGCTATAAGGTagaccactgtatgtgaatttTCTTTCTATTGTTCCGGGTTACTGTACATAAAGATAGTGTAATTGTACAGATAAAAGTGTCATTCTATACAGATGTAAGTGTTATTGTGCAGATATAAGTGTCATTCTATACAGATAAAAGTGTTATTGTTCAGATATAAGTGTCATTCTATACAgataaaaatgttattgtgCAGATATAAGTGTCATTGTACAGATATAAGACAAACATTcataaaataatgtgttttgttttgtttttaaataaactaatCATTTTGAACGCATAAATATTGCCCTCTNTCATTCTATGCAgataaaaatgttattgtgCAGATATAAGTGTCATTGTACAGATATAAGACAAACATTcataaaataatgtgttttgttttgtttttaaataaactaatCATTTTGAACGCATAAATATTGCCCTCTTATGTCCTTATATGTGCCCCCCTAAAAAAACACTGGCCCCACCTCGGCCCCCCCGGTAATTCTGGTCTAGAGCCGCCCCTGCGCATTGGCCCCCCGCGACAATCCCCTTCGGCTCCTAGAGTCATGATCCTGAAATGTCTCCGGTATACAGACAGAGACCGCATCCTCAAAGAAGCCAGGGATAATCCAGCTGAAGTCGAAGGGCACACCATCCGTTTCACCGCGGACTACAGCGATTACACTTCGAAACTGAGACGCCCCTGCTACCCTGTCATGCATCGGGCTCAATATCTGGGCTATCAGGTGTTCTTGCTCTCCCCAGCTGTCATCAAATTCATTTGTGGTTCAGAACAGCATCTATTCCGTGATCCATCTGAGGCGGAGAAGTTTCTAGTGCCAGAGGAGGACAATCCTGCTGACTGACTGGGGTAAGGCTCATGGTATGAGCTAGCTCTTGTCTACTCTACTGTACCATACTGTATTCTGCATGCcggtttgtttacttcctggaagGTGCGTCAGAGCCAGCTGATGGGACGTCTCCGGACGTCACTTAGATGGCGTTTACTGACATTCCAAATTTTTTCATTGGCAACTTTGTACTGCAAtacctgccttttttttcttctttctctcttgttAGATTCTGCttatacttttttttgtgttgacaTTAACAACCATCCGCTTTGTTAATCAGTGATTTTTATCTGGCAGGATATTTTTATTTCCATTGCTTGCCTATGGTGCTGAGGGCTTATTGGCCCTTTCTAACGAATAGAAGTTTGTAAGCTTTGTTTGCTTGATTTTGGCATATTCCTATTTGAGTCTTAGTAACAATTGGGGTTTGTAGTAGTTTTCTTTTACaaccattttctgtttttatactaTGAACCCTATCTTCAGATTTTCTTATGCAAGGTTTTCTCAAATAAAGGTTATCATTTTAATGGAGAGGAAGGGGTTATCTGACTATCTCTCACCGTTACATCAATTTTGGGGGGTGGGTCGGGGTGGGCTCTGgatggacttttttttccatccgtttcttttttttgaggGTGGGCTGTTGGAGCCTGCTCTGGGCCTCGCTTTCTTGGAGCAGGGGTTCAGAAGGGAAAGACGGCAGGCTGGGTTTGTGGGTAAAGGTGTTACAGGATTGTGGGACAATGGCTGGGTGGGACAGGACCCAAGGGATGGATCCTTAcatctgttattttttatttgtggtggcTGTCTTTGgttcatttttctgacattgtttTTTTGCTCTGACACACATGACTAGTGTTTCGCTCTTGTCTTGGAATGGGCAGGGATTTAATATTCCTCATAAACGCACAAGCACACTGGACGTTTTGAGGAGTATGAAAATAGATGTGGCTTTTTTCCAGGAAACCCATCTACTGGAAAGTGATGTCTCCAGACTTCATGATAAACTCTATCATGTTATAGCTTCCTcctcaaatttgaagaaaaacaGAGGAGTAGTGATTATTGCTAAACGTAGTTTTCAGTTTACAAATTTAGATTCTGGGAAGGACTCTGAGGGTAGAGTAGTCTATATTAAAAGTCTAGTgaatggtaaaaaaaattaGCTTTCATTTCTGTTTATGCCCCTAACTCATTTGATAGGAGCTTTTGATTATCTCACTAAACTTATGCTGGATTTATCTGATTTTGGTCTAATAATAGGAGATGACTTTAATGCGGTTTGGATGCACTCATTAGATAGAACTGGTGTAGCTGAGGGGTCAAACCAGCGTCTTGCTTCCTCTGCATTAAGGAAATGGGCATCAGACTGTGTTGTAGTAGATGTCTGGCGGACAGCTAATCCCTCTCTAAGGGATCTTTTTCCCGTATAAattccatttttatttctaaacatttatttgaaaaagcCTTTGATTTTGCTCTTCTTCCTATGTCTCTTTCTGACCATAGGGCTGTATTTGGCAGACTGGCAATCCCTTCTGGCCCCAAAAGGGCGGCCCGTTGGAGGTTTAATTCCACTTTATTGCAGAATGAATCTTTCCTAAGGGAAATGAAAGATCAACTGGACCAATTTTTGGCGATAAATAGACCCTCTGTTGATGACCCCAGGGTTCTCTGGTCAAGCTGTGAAAGGGTTCATAAGGGACAAAACAATTGGAAGACTGCAacatattttagatttagaaaatagaattgcaactttatcaatcaatcaatcaatcaatcaattttatttataaagcccaatatcacaaatcacaatttgcctcacagggctttacagcatacgacatccctctgtccttatgaccctcgcagcggataaggaaaaactccccaaaaaaaccctttagaGAGTTCTATGTCTCTGAATGTTACCCCTGACCTTATCCTTGAGCGAGACTTACTAATAAAAGACCTTAATCAATTATTGAGGAACAAATCTGATTTTCTAATTCATAGGACTAGGCAACTTGATTACTTGCACAGTGCCCAACCAAGTCATCTACTGGCTTTGAAACTC
The Epinephelus moara isolate mb chromosome 13, YSFRI_EMoa_1.0, whole genome shotgun sequence genome window above contains:
- the LOC126399536 gene encoding pepsin A-like gives rise to the protein MKWAIVVCAMVALSECLVQVPLEKGKTAREILEEQGLWEEYRLKYPYNPMVKFDNSFAVGTQSMTNDADLAYFGIISIGTPPQSFKVVFDTGSSNLWVPSTYCSSPACNNHDKFNPGLSSTYRQNGASLRIQYGTGSMIGFLGYDTVTVGGFAVQNQIFGLSTSEAPFMQYMRADGILGLAYPRLSASGATPVFDNMMKQGLVSQDLFSVYLSSNGNSGSVVTFGGIDPNHYSGSISWIPLSSELYWQITVDSVTVNGQVVACNGGCQAIVDTGTSLIVGPQSSISNINQVVGAYSQNGNDMVSCNNIGQMPDVTFHIQGQEFTLPSSAYVRQSYYGCHSGFGNGGSSLWILGDVFIRQYFSIFDRGQNRVGLARAA